The window TAAGTTCCATTTGAGTTTGGCTCTGAGAGAATGTCGTTGTGCAGTAAGTCAGATCCTGTGATGTATCTTACAATggaattaaaaaacaatttgGGATGACTTTAGGACTCTTCCTCATTCAGACATGATTTTATCACCAAACTTTTCAATTTTTGCCTCttattaacttttaaaatagattttacatttctgccttttttgtCTTTAACTCTCTGTTCTAGGCATTTATCTTCTCTCTAGGTTGAGAGGTGAGCTGAATTTCTTCCTTGAGTTTCTGAGCAGTTGTGTCTCTATAGGCTTGTGTCTGAGCAGTATGATCTCCATAGGCATCTCTCCTGTTAGGAGACAGGTCTCCAAATCTCTCACTCTGAATTGACATTAGAGGTTATTTCTGCCATCATTTCTCCATTACTATTGGCTTGCTAACCAAATTTCTGTTTCTATGTATTTGTTGATCCTTTGTACATGCTAAAATTGTTGAAGGCAAAATGTTGACTACAGATTTGTGTTGCTTAGATGTGAAGGAACATGTTGTAAAGAAATAGCAATTTGTCTTCCTACCAAACTTCTAGGCATGGTGTAATAGTTACCTCTCTGTCATCCTAGCCAGGAGGCAGAAAACCAATGGATTACACCCTGCTAAGAAGTTAATTATTTGATTGAACTTCCAGGACTGGCATTAAGCATCTGCTCTTGTATAAGTGCTGTCACTTAATGTCCCTGATGTTTCAGGAAATCAGACTAGCTTTGAGAGTTATATTTGGTGATGAAGGGGAGCAAATGATACCAACTTGGACATAATGGATTCTGATTAAAGCCTTTTAGAAGCTGTACAGTTTTTAACAGTGACAAAGCACACCAGAGACATCCAGGAAcatagagtaaaaaaaaaatacttctatcTAAAGACTCTAAAATCTAAACATGAAGTTAGAATACTTGTTAGGTTTAAATATTCCTGGCATTGTAATTCTGATGAGAGGGATAGGTTCTTATGGGTCACTTGGTTACTTTTCCACTTAAACACCTGGGTATTTATGTAATACCTGTCATAAACGGATATACTGTCTTTTTGTAGACATTTTTGTGTTAACTTGGGTTGAAAACTAACAGTAATGGAAGTTTGTCTTGACTTGTGATTACAAGCTGTGAAGTGCCAGATAATTGGGTTCTTAAATCCAGggaaacaaattaaatttggtgttcatttttttctggaatccTTAGGAGCTTCCATGATGATTTTGTTCTCTTTAGGCAGCTCTTGAGTTTTCAAGCTcgtttcttttatttgtttctgtgctTGCTTTGTGGCCTCAGTTTTATGCTTAGACTTTGTTAACCTTCGGTTTTCAAAACAGAATGCAGATCTTTACTCTGTGTGTGTAAACTTGTACACGTGGCTCCAGGAGTTATTACAGCACTTGGTTATCTTCAAGTGTGCTATAGTCAATGCTAAAGAAATGTGAGCCACTGTGTTTTAATGTTTGATTAACAACTTGCAATTAGAATTTAAATATATGGATATGGTGTGTTGTCTGGAGTGTTCTTCTCGTTCATTGTTTTTGTTAGCAAGAAGACAGGTGGAAATGAGTGTGATAAATTTAATCTAGAAATAATATAATTTCAATATAACAAAAGGGTATTGCCTGAGTCTTTGCTAAACTTCATGGAGGTCCTAGGAAGAACATGATAAGTATCATGATTTAGTTCTAAATGTAGTGTGTTTGATTCCTAAAAATGTATTCTTCCTGTAAGTAGTGTCCGGAGTACATTAGCATATAAAGAAATGCAAGCAGTTAGTctgcaattaaaataatgaaattacaCAGTATTGAGGATAGTAATTATGAATGTATTTAATATTCATCCCCATGAGGCACACATCTTACGTGTGGTAAAAACTGCAGGGAACAGCAATCATGTGGTTTCATTAGAGTTAGTAAGCTGGGAATAGCTTGCCTGGAAGTTTTCAGTCAGTCTGAATCCTCAGTCTGAGTGTTATCAGTTAATTTTGCATCACCAGATTTCTTCCAAGGCATGAGTTGGGAGTTGTTCTTTGCTGTTGAACCTAGAGAAATTTGGAAGAGAGCTGTTACATTATTTTGTGGTAATGCAGTCAACAACTGCAACAGTGATCTACTACAACTACCTTTTTATCAATTAAAGGCCAGTCTGTAAATTAAACTGCTTAGGGTTAGGCAAAGTTTTCACAGTTTATTTAATGAACAATAATACACAGATACgttggatttttaaaatcctttcacTCAAAAGCACATACTTATTTCAAGACATTAATGGTCCTGTTGACTTCAATGGGACATAAACACCCATCCCTTGTAAGAGTTTTTAGCACCCTGCCTTTTTGGCTGTGAGGATGTGAGATAAATCATCTGTCTGTCTCAGTGCTCTGTTTTTAACATAGCTCTAAGCAGGCACAGAGGGAGAAGCTGGAATGGAGCACAGGTACATGGCTCTTCAGAACTGCCTGTTTAATCTGCTAcggttttattaattttcattgtAATCCATTAAGGGATTCTGTCCTTGgtcagcataaaaaaaaaaaagccagaaaacttTGCTTCCGTCTGCTTAAATAACAAGTTTGTGTGCTGGGAATGATTGGATCATGCACATCCAAGTGTTGCTTTTGCAAGAGTTAATGAAGAATTGCAGATGGGATGATCGAGGCTTATAAGGATGAAAGGCCAAATGGTTTAAATCAGCATGATCCACTTCATTGGAGCCTGTTGAATTTACAGCAGGTGAGGATTTGGTCCTTTTTAATGTGACATTAAGGTCACGCACTGAACCAGTGACAGAGGTAATAAATGATCCCAACCCTTGTTGCCACTGTGGTTGCCATATACAGCAGAGGCAGGCAGCACTTGCGACTGAAAAGGAACCAGACTGGCAAACGTGCAGGAAGCTTtataataaaaagtaaattgCTGCTGACATTGGAGCTATGATTCAGGAAGGTAAGAGGAGTAGAGAGAGAGCACTGAACAAAGATTTGCAGCTCTGGTGGGACTGCACAGTGCTGAGACAGTTGTGAGGTGTTTGCTTGAAGTGAGCAAGAGACACATTTTAGAAGGAGCACATTAAAGCTGAACTTGAATAGACTACTAACTGTGCAAATCAAATGGATTATGCTTTTGATGCCCTCATGATGTCTTGTCTTGTGAGACAGCAGAATATTTTCAGGaagctgtttggttttttggtgtgtgattttttttctatgttcttgtttttggatttttttagtgggggggtggggggaggcaGCACTGATAGAGATGCTTTGAATGCCTTTGGGAGTGATAGCCAATATTGGTGCTTTGCTTCACTCTACCAACAATTTTTATGCACTGAACAGCACAGCGCTAGGGCTGTGTTACTCTGGGTATTTTCCTCGTGAAAATACCAACTGCCTTGTGTAGTAGTGATCTGTTCCACTCAAATTCCAGGGCAAATAGCTGGCAAGagttctcttcctctctttatGTCCAGGGCTGAGGCAAATGCTAGATCTGCTGTTTTTCAGTGTGTTCTAGTAGGCATCTTACACCTATTTTTTgtgcatgaaagaaaaaaaatacccttgATTGTCTGTAGGTTGCTTTTCCCTTTTAGTTAAAATAAAGCACAGCCAAAAGTCAAATTGCTGTCTATATATAAACACATCCTGTGTCTATGACTAAATAGTATTATTGAGTGTGAAGTccaaatgtaattattttccttaaaatgttGTTTGAATATGCTTTGCTGCTATCTCTAAGAACTGAAAAACACAATTGTGCGCATTAAGAATGGGGGtgagaggagagaaaagtgTCGAGGGAAGAAGGATGGCATCCTATTGAATCCTTCCCAGTCCCCAGACTGCTATCTCTGTGTCTACCCAAGATGTCTCAAAATGAGTCCATTTCTCTTTGTCTCTTGGTGGTATAATTTCCATGTGTACTCCGGGATCTGTGTGAGACCACTTCACTTGTTAAAAGTGAATAACTCATTGTAGGCAAGCATATTTGGGGAAGATAACTGGGGGAGTTGATGCCATGGAATTTGAGTCACAAAGAAAGCTCATGCTCTTTGATGCTTCCATTTCCAGGTTATTACTTGTAACTGTTTCTAATTAAGCTGTTAAATATTGTGAATACCAGATGCTGTAAGAAATGCATTGTACACTCCTCCAGAATCCAGATCAGTGACAGAGGTGAGAGAGGGATGGTTTCTCCTCTGTtggaaaaacaacccaaaaaaacatGAATGGTCTGCTTCTTCACAGTGATATAGTCCTTAACCCATTTCTGACCTTTCTTATGTCTGATTGTTGAATGGGTGAGAGTTTATCTTCTTCACACAATCAGTTTTTTGCTAGTAGCTTATCCCAGCTCTTACTGAAAAGCAATTGGCTGCTGGCTGTATGTAAATACTAAGAATAATATTGGTTCCCTTCTGTTATTTTGTATATTATACTGAAGTTCTTTGAGATAGCCTTTGCTGTGATACAGAGACATTTGAAATAGGTGGTGGCTCAAATGTGAGAGAACTGTGGCCTCTAGGTTCCTAAAGATCAGTTTCCCTGGTTCTCCTTTATTACAGCCACAGCTCACACGGTGGAAATGGGATAAATTTACATACCCAGTGATAATAAATGACAGAATCAGTTCTGTGTAACTTGTCTTATGCTAAGGTTTGTCTTCTGGCTAACTTAAAGTCAAAAAAGGATATATAGATAACTTACCTGCAGTTGTTGTCTTTGAATGATTGTTGCACTTCTAATTTAATCACAACACTGGAATAGCAGTTATGGATGTATGAAATCATTGTCTTGACTGGTACAAGACCAGTCAAAATGGGAGATGGGCTTTTGATGTATTTGTGTAGCTTCAGACTTCTTTATTACAAATTTATCTGCTTGTTTCCTCTCTCATTTCCTGAAAGCATGGgagtatttgaaaataaagataggCCTGGGCTGCAGAATGCAGGAAACTGAAGAAAATCTCATCTCTTGCCTTAGGGTAACTCAGTGTTTGGATTCTGTGTTCTtagttttggtgggtttttttttgtttgttttgttttggtttttttttttttgttgttgttttttagtgtttttgttttgttttccagataCATAAAAGCTGTTCCTAGATatataaaagcttttttttgccCAATTAGTTTTTCAGTACAGAGGGGAATAAGACTGTGGAGTTGTACATGTGTGCAGATATAAACAGAGATAGCTTTTAAAGGTCTGGTGCCCTGTTAGGTACTCTTAAGTTGTTCATAAAAACTGTTCAGAAAAACTAACCTCCAAGCAGGCATGGATGTGGTAGGAGCTTAAAAAATTTCACTGTGAGAATGATGACTGTGGCTGCTATTCCACAGAACCCACTCTGTAGCTCTGTACCACGCTGCAAGGGTTACATgcacaaggaaggaaaagggaagagtgTAATTCAAAAAAGCAAGTGGAGCTGTTATGTATTAGAAGGAGTTTCACTCATTTAATTTGCAAACCCAGATTGTTTCAAACCCCCCTTTCCTAGCTAGTGCCTTTTAATTTGCAAACCCTCCCTTTCCTAGCTAGTGCCTTCTATTGTTCAGGCATTTGGCTTTGCTGGTGTTTTCAGTAAGATCCTATTAATTCGGTTACATTGTCCTTGGTAACTGCTAAAGCCCTGagtatttatttgtttgcttttgttttaaatgtaaactgatttttaatggcttttttaGACTCCTACATTGTGCTCATGGACAGGCTTGATGACATACAGTGAcctctgggagctgtgccagtAAAACCAAGTCCCAAATGTACTAGAGAGACAAATAATATTTGAACTTTATTGAAGGCAGTAATGCTTAAATGCTGAGGACAATACAGTGCTGGAATCCAAATGATGGAAGCTGAACAGTTTGGGTGGGAGCCACAGGCTATAATGTTACCCCATGGACTAAAGTATGGCTTCTTAGTGtatcagctgtgtcaggacttcTGTTGACACACCGgcaattaaaaacatttattttaatgtagttTTGTGGGTATTTGTAGTATCCTGGggcaaatttaatttctgtctaAGGCTGGAGCCAGCTGGTCTATAGAGACTGTGTCTGTGAGGTGGTCCTTGCCTCCTGGTGCATGGTAGTGCTTGTGTGAGGGATGCAAGTAGGATTTTCACAGTGTAAGATGCTCGTCTTAGTCCTGTCTGTTCTTCTTTATTGTACAGTTCCCAGTTCTAAGCAATAAAGAAAATGTATCATCATCCTTAAGCTATGAGTGAAGCCAAAAAATCTCCCAGATGCTTATTGATATTCTGCTCTGATTTAAGGTTTGAGGTGTTTCAGCTGTGTGTCATGTTATCTCCCAGTTTAAGCTTTGATAGCtaattcagttttctttcttgtttggaAGATGTTGTTTAATATTTCTAGAAATTGCATCTTTAAGGAAAGCCTCTTTAGGAAAGCTTTGTTTAGAAAGTGTTGAGAAGTAGTAGCAGGTTGGTTTATTTATGAAGGAAATGTTTGCACTCCCCCACACACTACAGTGTTGAATAAACATATATTGTCTTTTGGTGTCTACTTGTAATTATAATAATGATGAAATTCACAAATAATTTCAATTCCTACATTTTGCCTCAAAGGCAATAAGAAATGTAAAAGGCACAGACTGTTGCTTTTTCATATTTGCAGTTATTGAGAAAGTAGATCCATGGCTCCATCTGCTGGGGTTCAAAACCAGAAGCACAAGGAATTGCTGTTTATTAAAAGCACTGAGTTCTGGCATGCTTGTGAGAGtagctgctgggcagaagctgaaataaaaagtactgcattttatttttcagctggtGAATTGATGGAGTAGATTTCTCTGGAGATATTGGTGTAATATTTTGACAATTTTGTCTGTTCTAAaacttgtggttttttttccgGCAGTTACATTGACTGTTTGAAAGTTGAGCAATTTGTCTCTTTTATCAAGATAcagtaatatatataatacaGAGCTGCTTGTTTAATTTTTACCCTATGTCTTTTTTTATAGTCAGGCAACTTCTGTAGGCAAAATAAAGACCTGATATTACAACATTAGCTGGATGGTTCCTCCAAAGATCTCCCGTGGTGAAAGAATACGACCAAACTATAAAAAACTTGAATTATTGGTCTTCTCTGGCAATTAAATATGTGACATTAGGATATTTTTGAGattaatttgaattttgcaATGTCTTGGTGCAGACCAACATGAAAGGAAGCTATTTCCATCTgattaacttttaaaatttctgttaaGAGGGGAAATATTTTGCTCACGCTTGGTTTCTCATTTCCATTGGTCTGAGCACAGGAGCTCAAACTCTGAGCTATAGCTTAGCTCTTAAGAGAATATTCTGTAATAATCCACTATTACTCTGCCTGCAATTGTGTTCAAAGcagctttattttctgtcattatATCAAAATCTGTCTTGTGTAATGCCAGCTGCAAGAATATGCATCAAAAATCCATtccataaaaagcaaaaattgtGTCTTGTTCAGCACTGAGTAAACACTTCAGTTTCAGTAGTAACTGGATTTTAGAATTTGAAAGTATTACAAAGTAATGGCTGCATATTTGATCAAGATTCAAATCTCCATACAGAATAGTGTGCCTGTTTTCTTGAGTATTTTCATTATGTGCTAGCATATTTTGTCCTAAACAAGGAGCCTAAGGAAAGGTatctttctctgctcttttttttttcctctgttgaaGGTTTTAAGAATGATGCTAGTAGGGACAAGGATTTGAGATAAATAAGAATAATTGTTTTGCAGAGAAGATGTAGCTGGAGTGAATTTCACTCTGTAAGGCTTACTACTGTGAAGTTGCAAGTACAAACACTCATGTTAAATGTGGAGCCTGAAAGGAAACACCTCCTATGTTAGTCATAACAGGCATATATGGCAGTTTATAATTCCTCTGctgtaaacaaaaaaattaatggaaggTGAGACTTCAGTAGTATCTGAAAGTATTGCTATCTTGAAatacttgttttttttcctcgtGTTGCAAGTAGAAAAGTTGTCATTTTAACTTAATGCTAAACTTTGGCAGGTTAACAGTGcaaaatgtgtgtgtatgtaaattatatataattttgttAAATcattcatattaaaaatattgccAGAACATTCACAACATTCAAGCAGTGTATGCATATGGGCATGCATATATACAGGTGTGTTTGCCCAATGGTGTACGTTTTAAGAAATATTCTCTAATAGCTATTGTGGACCTAGAAAGAAGAGTGTATTGTACTGAGATCATATTTTATGGGTGAGGATTTCTGCTGCTTAGACAATTAGAGGAATGCTGACAGTTTGTGTTCTTCCTTCAAGAGACAGGAAAGGAGGAGTCAACTGAATAAATGCCATTTTGTTATCTGCTGTTAGAGGCAATGTATTCTATTAAAATTTATTACCACCTGAAAGGCCAAGGCTATGTTTATTCAGGGTCAGTCCTTGGGAATAATCTCTTATTGTTTAGACACAGTCTTTCTATTCCCAGTGCAAGTTACAGACTGTGCTTTTTGCTCagttttctgcttccttctgctctcAGCTTGGAAAATTTTGTAGTTATAAACTCGGATGGCTTGTTCATCAGTGAAGTGACAATTTAAGCTGTGAGTAGGGGAGAGAACAGCGGCATCAAATGTTTTAAACACCCATAAAATGCCTATAGAGGTTTAAGgtattttaaaagtactttttttcaTCTGCTGCTATTGTAAAACTGCATTCCAAAGTAGTCTTTTTCAGCAATTATGATCTCTCTTTAAAATACAGGAAGGAATCCTCACAATCTCTAAAAATCTTGTCTGTGTGTGCTTATCCATACCTACCAGTAAGCCTGCAGGTAGAGATTCACTACAGCAAAGAAACCCCTGCACAGTTATAGTCTTGAAGTGGTTAAAGAAGCCAGAGAAGCTTGAAGGGGAGGGGTGAAGAGTTTGACGTGGCTTTCAAAAGCCCGTTTTTGGTAGGCAGAATTGTGGACAGGTGAACAAGCTGGGATAACACCAGCTCATGTGGGAGTTCACAGGGCTTCGTTTTCTCTGCATTGTCCCCCCCTGCAGTTGCTCCTACACAGTGGTCTAAGTGCAAACTTTCACACCTGTCAGTGAAATGGATCAGCTGCCTCAGTTCACTGGTGAAAGTAAAGTTTTTCTGGtaaagcttttctgttttttgcTGAATTCGATTGGGTTGTCAGTCGCAGAACCTGGGCATTGTCTAGGTCAGGCTTTAGCTTGCCATCACAGATCACCAGTGACTTCTTGCAATTAGTGATTATTCCCAAGCTGTTTTTCTCATCTTGAACTACAAAATTGCTTATTGATTCTTGGTGCTTGTGAATAGTGTGGCTGCTTGGCACTGCGTGTTCAGAGTGGAACTGTAcgagcatttaaaaaaaaatgttaacagCAGAAAAGTGCAGTTCAATCTCTAGTCAGAAACAGTCTTTgaacttgttttcctttctttcacagTTATGTAACATATATGTAGTTTTATTAATACTTAAATATTCTGTTTCCATTCATGTATATTTGTGTGTATGTATACACTACCTAAATATATACATTGCTCACACCTGCTGAGCCACATAACACATATTAAATTGCTCATTAGATGAATTACTTTGTTTTTGCACTTGTCATACAAACATTGTCTAGACAGCTGACTTGgagtttatttttatgtgctgAATTCTCGTCCCTCAGGAAGTTACATAGGGGCATGATTCCTACAGCCTTTCATGTTCTTGTGATTATATATTACATGTTTTTACTGCTGTCTCTCTGTGGTCCTGTCTTTCACAGTGGTGGTTTATTATAATGAGAACAAAAAGGCAATAGCACTGGTATATATTTCATAAAGATTAATATTCTTCCAGTACATCTACAGTACTGATCAAAATAAGTTTTGCTtatatatttatgaaaaaagGCCAAGTGCCTGTGCATGGAAGAACTTCTCCCTAATTTCaaaaaccatgaaaaattaGCTAATTATAAGCAAATAGGCTGTGAGAGGATTCCAGAGAAGTGTTCAAAGGAAACATTACAGTTCAAATCTAGAAACATGATCCTATATTTTGGCAGTAAATTCCTTGAACTTACAGTTCTTTAGGAAGAATTTTTGGTGTTGCATATTTTGGCCGGACTGCAATGCCATCATTTTCTGTAATGCAAAGTGATACAGCCTTTAACAGAAGGACATAACTAATTGAAATCCAACTGGAAGTTCTGTgaagatggaaaaaattaaatcctcGTCTTTCATGCAAAAATCTGAGTatttagaaatacaaaataattactTGTTCTACTCAGATCATGAAAAATGAACTATCTTATGAGTGCTTACACTTTATAAGAACTTAATAACAAGGATGTTTGGGTGATATATTTGTATATCTCTTGGCATTTAGACTTTTTACCATTACCCACTGTAACAGTATTGTACTGTTGTACAGTATTGTATATAAGATTGTATCTTTTGTTGGTAGAATATTTTAAGGGACATATTTGCTCAGTTTTCAGTGCTGGCTATTGAACATCACTTTGAAATGCTCCAAGTCTTCAGTAATGTGCTTGCAACAAATTGATGTTGACATCTCATGTATTTAGACTGACTGACAAATCTGTTTGAGTGGTCTTTGAGGCTGAATAATTTATCTTCTTTCCCCccatccttttatttttctctcatcCCAGGTTATTTTATTGGCTGTGAAGAACCACGGACCCTTTGTGCCCTGATGGGGGACTCAGGATCCAGACGATCGACTCTTGTATCTCGGTTGCCAATATTCAGGAGAAGTGTTAGCCGGAGACACGACTCCCTTCCTTCCTCGCCTTCTTCTGCCAGTGCCATTGGTGTCCACACCTCCTCCCCATCCAGCACGAACTCCAGCTCAGGGAGCACAGGAAAGCGCCGGAGTATTTTCCGCACTCCTTCCATTAGCTTCCATAACAAGAAAGGGAGTGAGCAGAAGCCTGACTCAGCGAGTCAAAATGTTAACATCTCAAATGGTGCCCAGTCCTCTCTTAGCACTTTTCAAAAACTCAGCTTAGACGAGCACATCAAAAGCAGAGGAAGGCATTCAGTTGGCTTTGGCAGCTCACGTAACAAGAAGATAACGAGGTCTTTGACAGATGAttttgaaaagggaaaggagccCTCAGCTAATAAGAATGTCTTTATCAATTGCATAAGCTCTGGGAAGAATGAGGGTGATGATTCGGGCTTTGCAGAAGAGCGAAGCCGATACTCTGTCAAACAGTCCACACGAAAACTTCTCACTAAGTCTTTTTCATCACACTACAGATTTTCCAAACCAGTTCCAGAGAGTCAGTCGGTTTCCTCAGTGCAGCAGCCCAGGTGCTTGCTGGAAGTTAAATCCTACGTGGAGAGCGAGCCTGTGATGGCCAAGTCATCTCCTCCATGCTCGGCTGAGACGACGGATTGCatgggcagctccctgcagtcCCCGCTGCTCTCGGCTGACCTCACGGCTGCCCAGACCCCCTCGGACTTCATCGCTCTCACCGAGGACTCTGTTTCAGAGGCTGatgccctgcccagcagtggGCCTGGGGCACTGCTCGCAGAGGATTTTGGCCATGATGTCTCTACCTCTCAGGTCTTCTttaatcctgctgctgctcctgagagggagagagataCTGTGCGAAGTGCTGGCCATTCTGCTGATGTATCTCCTGTGAGTCATGCAAGCTTGTGCAGCGTGGAGTCCAGTACCTTATTCAAAACCTCAGTTGCTGATCAAACAAAAGCACCCTTGCAAGCCAATGGACTACATATTAATGATGCCAGGCACATAGAAAAAATTAACTCAGAAAATGCACATTTAGAAACCTTGACATTACAGCGTAGTGAAGAACCAGTGGCACTCTCTCCAAAGGCACGGGGGTTGAGTGGAAGCAGAGATGAAAGCACTCCATCCAAGCACATGAGAAACACAATTCCTGTAGTGGAGTCTAACACTGTTCTGTGTTCAGAACCTCAGTCCTTTAAAATACAACAGGGTTATGAATCAAACCATTCTAAAGGTATGTTTCAttgtcttttcatttttgcatttGGTGGGTTTTTGAGTCAGGTGGGTTTTGGGTGGGCTACCCTCATTTCTTCTATAATTATTGTTTTGTCATAAGAGTATTTTTTAGAATTGCAAGTGCTAACTATGAAGTTCAGAAAGTAGAAATTGTATCCTCCTCCAGAACTGTAGGAATTAAAGGCAAAGTCTGTGATTTTTCTGAGTTTGTGTTTTAGAGTTT is drawn from Haemorhous mexicanus isolate bHaeMex1 chromosome 4, bHaeMex1.pri, whole genome shotgun sequence and contains these coding sequences:
- the CCSER1 gene encoding serine-rich coiled-coil domain-containing protein 1 isoform X7; this translates as MGDSGSRRSTLVSRLPIFRRSVSRRHDSLPSSPSSASAIGVHTSSPSSTNSSSGSTGKRRSIFRTPSISFHNKKGSEQKPDSASQNVNISNGAQSSLSTFQKLSLDEHIKSRGRHSVGFGSSRNKKITRSLTDDFEKGKEPSANKNVFINCISSGKNEGDDSGFAEERSRYSVKQSTRKLLTKSFSSHYRFSKPVPESQSVSSVQQPRCLLEVKSYVESEPVMAKSSPPCSAETTDCMGSSLQSPLLSADLTAAQTPSDFIALTEDSVSEADALPSSGPGALLAEDFGHDVSTSQVFFNPAAAPERERDTVRSAGHSADVSPVSHASLCSVESSTLFKTSVADQTKAPLQANGLHINDARHIEKINSENAHLETLTLQRSEEPVALSPKARGLSGSRDESTPSKHMRNTIPVVESNTVLCSEPQSFKIQQGYESNHSKVDLANSLSPYREGRFVEKRLRSSSEGTAGGSRLIIKPKDGNAEELNSLRKQRASSSSSKMNSMDVLNNLGSCELDEDDLMLDLEFLEEQHHQRSVCREDSYQSIVSCAAVVLTPVETTVDARKKEQMIMPDVSKQNLSLKLSKEVEQGEARYPRVSQLAGSPSVEWPFTGLEEGGGIESLPFRLMLQDCTAVKTLLLKMKRVLQESTDMSPAGSTASLPVSPLPEEPLFFKDGIKDECSVLKLQLKERDELIAQLREELEKAQCFQKALTSQADKSTQTELVGHDMLHPGKRVLLLSCLTKPSHFHPIYTPYRNNVSET
- the CCSER1 gene encoding serine-rich coiled-coil domain-containing protein 1 isoform X6, whose amino-acid sequence is MGDSGSRRSTLVSRLPIFRRSVSRRHDSLPSSPSSASAIGVHTSSPSSTNSSSGSTGKRRSIFRTPSISFHNKKGSEQKPDSASQNVNISNGAQSSLSTFQKLSLDEHIKSRGRHSVGFGSSRNKKITRSLTDDFEKGKEPSANKNVFINCISSGKNEGDDSGFAEERSRYSVKQSTRKLLTKSFSSHYRFSKPVPESQSVSSVQQPRCLLEVKSYVESEPVMAKSSPPCSAETTDCMGSSLQSPLLSADLTAAQTPSDFIALTEDSVSEADALPSSGPGALLAEDFGHDVSTSQVFFNPAAAPERERDTVRSAGHSADVSPVSHASLCSVESSTLFKTSVADQTKAPLQANGLHINDARHIEKINSENAHLETLTLQRSEEPVALSPKARGLSGSRDESTPSKHMRNTIPVVESNTVLCSEPQSFKIQQGYESNHSKVDLANSLSPYREGRFVEKRLRSSSEGTAGGSRLIIKPKDGNAEELNSLRKQRASSSSSKMNSMDVLNNLGSCELDEDDLMLDLEFLEEQHHQRSVCREDSYQSIVSCAAVVLTPVETTVDARKKEQMIMPDVSKQNLSLKLSKEVEQGEARYPRVSQLAGSPSVEWPFTGLEEGGGIESLPFRLMLQDCTAVKTLLLKMKRVLQESTDMSPAGSTASLPVSPLPEEPLFFKDGIKDECSVLKLQLKERDELIAQLREELIRIAILQQEEKAQCFQKALTSQADKSTQTELVGHDALWNSPCSEGLVYKPISISLVPSLLN